The following are from one region of the Channa argus isolate prfri chromosome 6, Channa argus male v1.0, whole genome shotgun sequence genome:
- the fosb gene encoding protein fosB isoform X2 → MQLFWKETKSISPGNNIKTSSGDIALSPATAGVAFSLGPCGEMYQGFPGDPDSGSRGSSSPSIESQYLSSVDSFGSPPTTSAPQECVSAGAVLSIVGSGPGTSAGGEMPGSFVPTVTAITTSQDLQWMVQPTLISSQASGQSGSTGTTTMTQPVSLVDPYDMPGPSYSSGSGFTPPSSDTPGPAPGPVRQSRTRSRRTRDESLTPEEEEKRRVRRERNKLAAAKCRNRRRELTDKLQSETDTLEEEKAELEAEILELQKEKDRLEFVLVAHQPNCKIPYQDQPQQGSAQLPPVQSQLPLQTLQPPVSIVGLAVKEDSFYLPPAYTAHPGSTQSQPPVQQQQVQQQPQPGIMQEVEFSSSFYGSSESAPGGPCLMASDSGGGGGNHDDVAIGSYNTSYTSSFVFTYPEGACGVSANQRNSSSEQSSDSLNSPSLLAL, encoded by the exons ATGCAACTTTTTTGGAAAGAAACCAAGAGCATCTCACCGGGGAATAACATAAAGACTTCTAGTG GTGACATCGCGCTCTCTCCGGCAACTGCAGGTGTCGCATTCTCCCTCGGTCCCTGCGGGGAGATGTACCAAGGGTTCCCCGGCGACCCCGACAGCGGATCCCGTGGAAGTTCGTCTCCATCTATTGAGTCCCAGTACCTTTCCTCCGTGGACTCCTTCGGGAGCCCGCCGACCACCAGTGCTCCTCAG GAGTGTGTGTCAGCGGGAGCTGTCTTGAGCATTGTGGGCAGCGGGCCAGGGACCAGTGCTGGAGGGGAGATGCCCGGTTCATTCGTGCCTACCGTCACCGCCATCACCACCAGTCAGGACCTGCAGTGGATGGTGCAGCCAACCCTTATCTCCTCCCAGGCATCTGGACAAAGTGGGTCCACTGGCACCACCACCATGACCCAGCCAGTGTCACTTGTTGACCCGTATGACATGCCAGGCCCAAGTTATTCTTCAGGGTCTGGATTTACCCCTCCAAGTTCAGATACTCCAGGCCCAGCACCAGGCCCTGTTCGCCAATCTAGAACCCGCAGCCGCCGTACACGAGACGAGTCT CTAAcacctgaggaggaggagaaaaggcGTGTTCGTAGAGAACGCAACAAGCTGGCCGCCGCAAAATGCAGAAACCGCCGACGAGAACTCACAGACAAACTGCAGTCG GAGACGGACacactggaggaggagaaggcagAGCTTGAGGCTGAGATTCTGGAGCTGCAAAAGGAGAAGGATCGCCTGGAGTTTGTCCTGGTGGCCCATCAGCCGAACTGTAAGATCCCATACCAGGACCAGCCTCAGCAGGGCTCAGCTCAGCTCCCTCCAGTTCAGTCCCAGCTCCCTCTACAGACCTTGCAGCCTCCTGTGTCCATTGTGGGCTTGGCTGTGAAGGAAGACTCTTTCTATCTGCCTCCTGCCTACACAGCCCATCCGGGTTCCACACAGTCCCAGCCTCCGGTTCAGCAGCAGCAAGTCCAGCAGCAGCCTCAGCCAGGGATAATGCAGGAGGTAGAGTTTTCTAGTTCTTTCTATGGCTCAAGTGAGTCGGCACCTGGCGGGCCGTGCCTTATGGCCAGCgacagtggtggtggtggtggtaacCATGACGATGTGGCCATTGGCAGCTACAACACCTCATACACATCTTCATTTGTGTTCACCTACCCAGAGGGAGCCTGCGGGGTCAGTGCCAACCAGCGGAACAGCAGTAGCGAGCAGTCATCTGATTCCCTGAACTCGCCTTCTCTGCTGGCACTCTGA
- the fosb gene encoding protein fosB isoform X3 — translation MQLFWKETKSISPGNNIKTSSGVAFSLGPCGEMYQGFPGDPDSGSRGSSSPSIESQYLSSVDSFGSPPTTSAPQECVSAGAVLSIVGSGPGTSAGGEMPGSFVPTVTAITTSQDLQWMVQPTLISSQASGQSGSTGTTTMTQPVSLVDPYDMPGPSYSSGSGFTPPSSDTPGPAPGPVRQSRTRSRRTRDESVSEDGDVGVLLTPEEEEKRRVRRERNKLAAAKCRNRRRELTDKLQSETDTLEEEKAELEAEILELQKEKDRLEFVLVAHQPNCKIPYQDQPQQGSAQLPPVQSQLPLQTLQPPVSIVGLAVKEDSFYLPPAYTAHPGSTQSQPPVQQQQVQQQPQPGIMQEVEFSSSFYGSSESAPGGPCLMASDSGGGGGNHDDVAIGSYNTSYTSSFVFTYPEGACGVSANQRNSSSEQSSDSLNSPSLLAL, via the exons ATGCAACTTTTTTGGAAAGAAACCAAGAGCATCTCACCGGGGAATAACATAAAGACTTCTAGTG GTGTCGCATTCTCCCTCGGTCCCTGCGGGGAGATGTACCAAGGGTTCCCCGGCGACCCCGACAGCGGATCCCGTGGAAGTTCGTCTCCATCTATTGAGTCCCAGTACCTTTCCTCCGTGGACTCCTTCGGGAGCCCGCCGACCACCAGTGCTCCTCAG GAGTGTGTGTCAGCGGGAGCTGTCTTGAGCATTGTGGGCAGCGGGCCAGGGACCAGTGCTGGAGGGGAGATGCCCGGTTCATTCGTGCCTACCGTCACCGCCATCACCACCAGTCAGGACCTGCAGTGGATGGTGCAGCCAACCCTTATCTCCTCCCAGGCATCTGGACAAAGTGGGTCCACTGGCACCACCACCATGACCCAGCCAGTGTCACTTGTTGACCCGTATGACATGCCAGGCCCAAGTTATTCTTCAGGGTCTGGATTTACCCCTCCAAGTTCAGATACTCCAGGCCCAGCACCAGGCCCTGTTCGCCAATCTAGAACCCGCAGCCGCCGTACACGAGACGAGTCTGTGAGTGAAGATGGAGATGTTGGTGTGTTA CTAAcacctgaggaggaggagaaaaggcGTGTTCGTAGAGAACGCAACAAGCTGGCCGCCGCAAAATGCAGAAACCGCCGACGAGAACTCACAGACAAACTGCAGTCG GAGACGGACacactggaggaggagaaggcagAGCTTGAGGCTGAGATTCTGGAGCTGCAAAAGGAGAAGGATCGCCTGGAGTTTGTCCTGGTGGCCCATCAGCCGAACTGTAAGATCCCATACCAGGACCAGCCTCAGCAGGGCTCAGCTCAGCTCCCTCCAGTTCAGTCCCAGCTCCCTCTACAGACCTTGCAGCCTCCTGTGTCCATTGTGGGCTTGGCTGTGAAGGAAGACTCTTTCTATCTGCCTCCTGCCTACACAGCCCATCCGGGTTCCACACAGTCCCAGCCTCCGGTTCAGCAGCAGCAAGTCCAGCAGCAGCCTCAGCCAGGGATAATGCAGGAGGTAGAGTTTTCTAGTTCTTTCTATGGCTCAAGTGAGTCGGCACCTGGCGGGCCGTGCCTTATGGCCAGCgacagtggtggtggtggtggtaacCATGACGATGTGGCCATTGGCAGCTACAACACCTCATACACATCTTCATTTGTGTTCACCTACCCAGAGGGAGCCTGCGGGGTCAGTGCCAACCAGCGGAACAGCAGTAGCGAGCAGTCATCTGATTCCCTGAACTCGCCTTCTCTGCTGGCACTCTGA
- the fosb gene encoding protein fosB isoform X1: MQLFWKETKSISPGNNIKTSSGDIALSPATAGVAFSLGPCGEMYQGFPGDPDSGSRGSSSPSIESQYLSSVDSFGSPPTTSAPQECVSAGAVLSIVGSGPGTSAGGEMPGSFVPTVTAITTSQDLQWMVQPTLISSQASGQSGSTGTTTMTQPVSLVDPYDMPGPSYSSGSGFTPPSSDTPGPAPGPVRQSRTRSRRTRDESVSEDGDVGVLLTPEEEEKRRVRRERNKLAAAKCRNRRRELTDKLQSETDTLEEEKAELEAEILELQKEKDRLEFVLVAHQPNCKIPYQDQPQQGSAQLPPVQSQLPLQTLQPPVSIVGLAVKEDSFYLPPAYTAHPGSTQSQPPVQQQQVQQQPQPGIMQEVEFSSSFYGSSESAPGGPCLMASDSGGGGGNHDDVAIGSYNTSYTSSFVFTYPEGACGVSANQRNSSSEQSSDSLNSPSLLAL; this comes from the exons ATGCAACTTTTTTGGAAAGAAACCAAGAGCATCTCACCGGGGAATAACATAAAGACTTCTAGTG GTGACATCGCGCTCTCTCCGGCAACTGCAGGTGTCGCATTCTCCCTCGGTCCCTGCGGGGAGATGTACCAAGGGTTCCCCGGCGACCCCGACAGCGGATCCCGTGGAAGTTCGTCTCCATCTATTGAGTCCCAGTACCTTTCCTCCGTGGACTCCTTCGGGAGCCCGCCGACCACCAGTGCTCCTCAG GAGTGTGTGTCAGCGGGAGCTGTCTTGAGCATTGTGGGCAGCGGGCCAGGGACCAGTGCTGGAGGGGAGATGCCCGGTTCATTCGTGCCTACCGTCACCGCCATCACCACCAGTCAGGACCTGCAGTGGATGGTGCAGCCAACCCTTATCTCCTCCCAGGCATCTGGACAAAGTGGGTCCACTGGCACCACCACCATGACCCAGCCAGTGTCACTTGTTGACCCGTATGACATGCCAGGCCCAAGTTATTCTTCAGGGTCTGGATTTACCCCTCCAAGTTCAGATACTCCAGGCCCAGCACCAGGCCCTGTTCGCCAATCTAGAACCCGCAGCCGCCGTACACGAGACGAGTCTGTGAGTGAAGATGGAGATGTTGGTGTGTTA CTAAcacctgaggaggaggagaaaaggcGTGTTCGTAGAGAACGCAACAAGCTGGCCGCCGCAAAATGCAGAAACCGCCGACGAGAACTCACAGACAAACTGCAGTCG GAGACGGACacactggaggaggagaaggcagAGCTTGAGGCTGAGATTCTGGAGCTGCAAAAGGAGAAGGATCGCCTGGAGTTTGTCCTGGTGGCCCATCAGCCGAACTGTAAGATCCCATACCAGGACCAGCCTCAGCAGGGCTCAGCTCAGCTCCCTCCAGTTCAGTCCCAGCTCCCTCTACAGACCTTGCAGCCTCCTGTGTCCATTGTGGGCTTGGCTGTGAAGGAAGACTCTTTCTATCTGCCTCCTGCCTACACAGCCCATCCGGGTTCCACACAGTCCCAGCCTCCGGTTCAGCAGCAGCAAGTCCAGCAGCAGCCTCAGCCAGGGATAATGCAGGAGGTAGAGTTTTCTAGTTCTTTCTATGGCTCAAGTGAGTCGGCACCTGGCGGGCCGTGCCTTATGGCCAGCgacagtggtggtggtggtggtaacCATGACGATGTGGCCATTGGCAGCTACAACACCTCATACACATCTTCATTTGTGTTCACCTACCCAGAGGGAGCCTGCGGGGTCAGTGCCAACCAGCGGAACAGCAGTAGCGAGCAGTCATCTGATTCCCTGAACTCGCCTTCTCTGCTGGCACTCTGA
- the fosb gene encoding protein fosB isoform X5, producing the protein MQLFWKETKSISPGNNIKTSSGDIALSPATAGVAFSLGPCGEMYQGFPGDPDSGSRGSSSPSIESQYLSSVDSFGSPPTTSAPQECVSAGAVLSIVGSGPGTSAGGEMPGSFVPTVTAITTSQDLQWMVQPTLISSQASGQSGSTGTTTMTQPVSLVDPYDMPGPSYSSGSGFTPPSSDTPGPAPGPVRQSRTRSRRTRDESVSEDGDVGVLLTPEEEEKRRVRRERNKLAAAKCRNRRRELTDKLQSETDTLEEEKAELEAEILELQKEKDRLEFVLVAHQPNCKIPYQDQPQQGSAQLPPVQSQLPLQTLQPPVSIVGLAVKEDSFYLPPAYTAHPGSTQSQPPVQQQQVQQQPQPGIMQEREPAGSVPTSGTAVASSHLIP; encoded by the exons ATGCAACTTTTTTGGAAAGAAACCAAGAGCATCTCACCGGGGAATAACATAAAGACTTCTAGTG GTGACATCGCGCTCTCTCCGGCAACTGCAGGTGTCGCATTCTCCCTCGGTCCCTGCGGGGAGATGTACCAAGGGTTCCCCGGCGACCCCGACAGCGGATCCCGTGGAAGTTCGTCTCCATCTATTGAGTCCCAGTACCTTTCCTCCGTGGACTCCTTCGGGAGCCCGCCGACCACCAGTGCTCCTCAG GAGTGTGTGTCAGCGGGAGCTGTCTTGAGCATTGTGGGCAGCGGGCCAGGGACCAGTGCTGGAGGGGAGATGCCCGGTTCATTCGTGCCTACCGTCACCGCCATCACCACCAGTCAGGACCTGCAGTGGATGGTGCAGCCAACCCTTATCTCCTCCCAGGCATCTGGACAAAGTGGGTCCACTGGCACCACCACCATGACCCAGCCAGTGTCACTTGTTGACCCGTATGACATGCCAGGCCCAAGTTATTCTTCAGGGTCTGGATTTACCCCTCCAAGTTCAGATACTCCAGGCCCAGCACCAGGCCCTGTTCGCCAATCTAGAACCCGCAGCCGCCGTACACGAGACGAGTCTGTGAGTGAAGATGGAGATGTTGGTGTGTTA CTAAcacctgaggaggaggagaaaaggcGTGTTCGTAGAGAACGCAACAAGCTGGCCGCCGCAAAATGCAGAAACCGCCGACGAGAACTCACAGACAAACTGCAGTCG GAGACGGACacactggaggaggagaaggcagAGCTTGAGGCTGAGATTCTGGAGCTGCAAAAGGAGAAGGATCGCCTGGAGTTTGTCCTGGTGGCCCATCAGCCGAACTGTAAGATCCCATACCAGGACCAGCCTCAGCAGGGCTCAGCTCAGCTCCCTCCAGTTCAGTCCCAGCTCCCTCTACAGACCTTGCAGCCTCCTGTGTCCATTGTGGGCTTGGCTGTGAAGGAAGACTCTTTCTATCTGCCTCCTGCCTACACAGCCCATCCGGGTTCCACACAGTCCCAGCCTCCGGTTCAGCAGCAGCAAGTCCAGCAGCAGCCTCAGCCAGGGATAATGCAGGAG AGGGAGCCTGCGGGGTCAGTGCCAACCAGCGGAACAGCAGTAGCGAGCAGTCATCTGATTCCCTGA
- the fosb gene encoding protein fosB isoform X6, translated as MQLFWKETKSISPGNNIKTSSGDIALSPATAGVAFSLGPCGEMYQGFPGDPDSGSRGSSSPSIESQYLSSVDSFGSPPTTSAPQECVSAGAVLSIVGSGPGTSAGGEMPGSFVPTVTAITTSQDLQWMVQPTLISSQASGQSGSTGTTTMTQPVSLVDPYDMPGPSYSSGSGFTPPSSDTPGPAPGPVRQSRTRSRRTRDESVSEDGDVGVLLTPEEEEKRRVRRERNKLAAAKCRNRRRELTDKLQSETDTLEEEKAELEAEILELQKEKDRLEFVLVAHQPNCKIPYQDQPQQGSAQLPPVQSQLPLQTLQPPVSIVGLAVKEDSFYLPPAYTAHPGSTQSQPPVQQQQVQQQPQPGIMQESSTPESPKTPSSPWDLE; from the exons ATGCAACTTTTTTGGAAAGAAACCAAGAGCATCTCACCGGGGAATAACATAAAGACTTCTAGTG GTGACATCGCGCTCTCTCCGGCAACTGCAGGTGTCGCATTCTCCCTCGGTCCCTGCGGGGAGATGTACCAAGGGTTCCCCGGCGACCCCGACAGCGGATCCCGTGGAAGTTCGTCTCCATCTATTGAGTCCCAGTACCTTTCCTCCGTGGACTCCTTCGGGAGCCCGCCGACCACCAGTGCTCCTCAG GAGTGTGTGTCAGCGGGAGCTGTCTTGAGCATTGTGGGCAGCGGGCCAGGGACCAGTGCTGGAGGGGAGATGCCCGGTTCATTCGTGCCTACCGTCACCGCCATCACCACCAGTCAGGACCTGCAGTGGATGGTGCAGCCAACCCTTATCTCCTCCCAGGCATCTGGACAAAGTGGGTCCACTGGCACCACCACCATGACCCAGCCAGTGTCACTTGTTGACCCGTATGACATGCCAGGCCCAAGTTATTCTTCAGGGTCTGGATTTACCCCTCCAAGTTCAGATACTCCAGGCCCAGCACCAGGCCCTGTTCGCCAATCTAGAACCCGCAGCCGCCGTACACGAGACGAGTCTGTGAGTGAAGATGGAGATGTTGGTGTGTTA CTAAcacctgaggaggaggagaaaaggcGTGTTCGTAGAGAACGCAACAAGCTGGCCGCCGCAAAATGCAGAAACCGCCGACGAGAACTCACAGACAAACTGCAGTCG GAGACGGACacactggaggaggagaaggcagAGCTTGAGGCTGAGATTCTGGAGCTGCAAAAGGAGAAGGATCGCCTGGAGTTTGTCCTGGTGGCCCATCAGCCGAACTGTAAGATCCCATACCAGGACCAGCCTCAGCAGGGCTCAGCTCAGCTCCCTCCAGTTCAGTCCCAGCTCCCTCTACAGACCTTGCAGCCTCCTGTGTCCATTGTGGGCTTGGCTGTGAAGGAAGACTCTTTCTATCTGCCTCCTGCCTACACAGCCCATCCGGGTTCCACACAGTCCCAGCCTCCGGTTCAGCAGCAGCAAGTCCAGCAGCAGCCTCAGCCAGGGATAATGCAGGAG TCTTCGACCCCCGAGAGCCCGAAGACCCCCTCCAGCCCTTGGGACCTTGAGTGA
- the fosb gene encoding protein fosB isoform X4 — protein MYQGFPGDPDSGSRGSSSPSIESQYLSSVDSFGSPPTTSAPQECVSAGAVLSIVGSGPGTSAGGEMPGSFVPTVTAITTSQDLQWMVQPTLISSQASGQSGSTGTTTMTQPVSLVDPYDMPGPSYSSGSGFTPPSSDTPGPAPGPVRQSRTRSRRTRDESVSEDGDVGVLLTPEEEEKRRVRRERNKLAAAKCRNRRRELTDKLQSETDTLEEEKAELEAEILELQKEKDRLEFVLVAHQPNCKIPYQDQPQQGSAQLPPVQSQLPLQTLQPPVSIVGLAVKEDSFYLPPAYTAHPGSTQSQPPVQQQQVQQQPQPGIMQEVEFSSSFYGSSESAPGGPCLMASDSGGGGGNHDDVAIGSYNTSYTSSFVFTYPEGACGVSANQRNSSSEQSSDSLNSPSLLAL, from the exons ATGTACCAAGGGTTCCCCGGCGACCCCGACAGCGGATCCCGTGGAAGTTCGTCTCCATCTATTGAGTCCCAGTACCTTTCCTCCGTGGACTCCTTCGGGAGCCCGCCGACCACCAGTGCTCCTCAG GAGTGTGTGTCAGCGGGAGCTGTCTTGAGCATTGTGGGCAGCGGGCCAGGGACCAGTGCTGGAGGGGAGATGCCCGGTTCATTCGTGCCTACCGTCACCGCCATCACCACCAGTCAGGACCTGCAGTGGATGGTGCAGCCAACCCTTATCTCCTCCCAGGCATCTGGACAAAGTGGGTCCACTGGCACCACCACCATGACCCAGCCAGTGTCACTTGTTGACCCGTATGACATGCCAGGCCCAAGTTATTCTTCAGGGTCTGGATTTACCCCTCCAAGTTCAGATACTCCAGGCCCAGCACCAGGCCCTGTTCGCCAATCTAGAACCCGCAGCCGCCGTACACGAGACGAGTCTGTGAGTGAAGATGGAGATGTTGGTGTGTTA CTAAcacctgaggaggaggagaaaaggcGTGTTCGTAGAGAACGCAACAAGCTGGCCGCCGCAAAATGCAGAAACCGCCGACGAGAACTCACAGACAAACTGCAGTCG GAGACGGACacactggaggaggagaaggcagAGCTTGAGGCTGAGATTCTGGAGCTGCAAAAGGAGAAGGATCGCCTGGAGTTTGTCCTGGTGGCCCATCAGCCGAACTGTAAGATCCCATACCAGGACCAGCCTCAGCAGGGCTCAGCTCAGCTCCCTCCAGTTCAGTCCCAGCTCCCTCTACAGACCTTGCAGCCTCCTGTGTCCATTGTGGGCTTGGCTGTGAAGGAAGACTCTTTCTATCTGCCTCCTGCCTACACAGCCCATCCGGGTTCCACACAGTCCCAGCCTCCGGTTCAGCAGCAGCAAGTCCAGCAGCAGCCTCAGCCAGGGATAATGCAGGAGGTAGAGTTTTCTAGTTCTTTCTATGGCTCAAGTGAGTCGGCACCTGGCGGGCCGTGCCTTATGGCCAGCgacagtggtggtggtggtggtaacCATGACGATGTGGCCATTGGCAGCTACAACACCTCATACACATCTTCATTTGTGTTCACCTACCCAGAGGGAGCCTGCGGGGTCAGTGCCAACCAGCGGAACAGCAGTAGCGAGCAGTCATCTGATTCCCTGAACTCGCCTTCTCTGCTGGCACTCTGA